One window of the Marmota flaviventris isolate mMarFla1 chromosome 2, mMarFla1.hap1, whole genome shotgun sequence genome contains the following:
- the Fscb gene encoding LOW QUALITY PROTEIN: fibrous sheath CABYR-binding protein (The sequence of the model RefSeq protein was modified relative to this genomic sequence to represent the inferred CDS: deleted 2 bases in 1 codon; substituted 2 bases at 2 genomic stop codons) yields MEENDVPRQSISVGRQEIRKRRRTVQPMVDKSQQTEGTEKKKHQAVSQSTVPKAILSIGNIPGSNGHYSAKEYERFQVSSQLQQTWAKKKHGQKMTDESLQTETSVEKKKVKSSDRPVGPKKKPACVGKAGPELPEGVQGVEIIPSQYSIQFKIDRSQQTIYTGDLSVMSLPQVEKVDKEQQTYFAESKMLIISEAGSSLTNSKESIHIYKSLKKIFVSDSPEFQPAISSHGKKRQKNINRDSFTQETPKDTPLFLADESRQEGSVVKKDASVETEYLPTEEFPTEGHFLPAEEAIAEVEPRLAEETSTEVQPTIEKTLVSDKATSTTEITVPPSPDEGSPSLEPEGPAEGQFLPAEGDIAEVEPRIADETPTEVQPIIEKTLVSDKATSTTEITVPPSLDEGSPSLESLAKIQPPLVQEALSEDHFGQAESSLAEVDPSEELPPEIQLPLVEETPVEVRPTVSEDEFGEAPAEVQSAEKAPAQVQPPSVVEALTEVILEPELPTSKEAPKQKPSAKVHSRTDKKSPIEKHSPKVQPLIDEGGIVEEFPAAVQPPPNEEAPVEIQSPSFEEYPIEEAPAEAQPPPAEESPLKEDLSLDQSPPAKETISKEVQTDIQSPSDGEAFPEEVLAQVQSLLAEEAMLQFQSPPVEEFFPEEVQVQIQPLLAEEVPAEDDPGDEDLSVTDVVPTEEFPVQEMIAEVPPPPSEPTPANGDVYXRVFPELQSPXIAGVSVSVVLEDNKKFEESVPVPEDLSIVKEEQVPSIEIKDTINIELKDFSRVVDRS; encoded by the exons atggaagaaaatgatgTGCCTCGTCAGTCTATCTCAGTCGGGAGGCAAGAAATTCGAAAGAGAAGGCGAACTGTCCAACCAATGGTAGACAAATCCCAGCAGACTGAagggacagagaaaaagaaacaccagGCTGTATCACAATCGACTGTCCCCAAGGCTATCTTAAGTATTGGTAATATTCCTGGAAGCAATGGCCACTACTCTGCCAAAGAATATGAGCGTTTTCAAGTATCTTCTCAACTTCAGCAAACTTGGGCAAAGAAAAAGCATGGACAGAAAATGACTGATGAATCTCTCCAGACAGAAACctctgtggaaaagaaaaaagtcaagtcATCTGATAGACCAGTGGGGCCTAAAAAGAAGCCAGCTTGTGTTGGAAAAGCAGGTCCCGAATTGCCTGAGGGTGTCCAGGGAGTAGAAATTATACCAAGCCAATActcaattcaatttaaaatagaCAGATCTCAGCAGACCATTTATACTGGGGACCTGTCTGTGATGAGCTTGCCCCAAGTAGAAAAAGTGGACAAGGAACAGCAGACATACTTTGCTGAATCAAAAATGCTGATTATTTCTGAGGCAGGTAGCTCTCTTACAAATTCAAAGGAAAGTATCCACATATATAAATCcttaaaaaagatttttgttaGTGACAGTCCTGAATTTCAACCAGCAATAAGTAGCCatggaaaaaaaaggcaaaaaaatatcAACAGAGATTCATTTACTCAGGAAACCCCAAAAGATACTCCATTATTTTTAGCAGATGAGTCTAGGCAAGAGGGTTCAGTTGTTAAAAAAGATGCTTCTGTTGAAACAGAGTATCTACCAACAGAAGAATTtcctactgaaggacatttttTACCAGCTGAAGAGGCCATAGCTGAAGTAGAGCCCAGACTTGCTGAAGAGACCTCTACTGAAGTACAACCTACAATTGAAAAGACCCTTGTATCTGATAAAGCTACTTCAACTACAGAGATTACAGTACCCCCTTCTCCAGATGAAGGATCTCCTTCCCTAGAGCCTGAAGGCCCTGCAGAAGGACAGTTTTTACCAGCTGAAGGGGACATAGCTGAAGTAGAGCCCAGGATTGCTGACGAGACCCCTACTGAAGTACAACCTATAATTGAAAAGACCCTTGTATCTGATAAAGCTACTTCAACTACAGAGATTACAGTACCCCCTTCTCTAGATGAAGGATCTCCTTCCCTAGAGTCTCTGGCTAAAATTCAGCCTCCACTGGTGCAGGAGGCTCTTTCAGAAGATCATTTTGGTCAAGCAGAGTCCTCACTAGCTGAAGTAGATCCTTCAGAAGAGCTTCCTCCTGAAATTCAGCTTCCACTAGTAGAAGAGACTCCTGTTGAAGTTCGACCTACAGTATCTGAAGATGAGTTTGGTGAAGCTCCAGCTGAAGTACAGTCTGCAGAAAAGGCCCCTGCTCAAGTTCAGCCTCCATCAGTTGTAGAGGCTCTTACAGAAGTGATCCTAGAACCTGAACTTCCAACAAGTAAGGAAGCCCCTAAACAAAAGCCCTCTGCTAAAGTGCATTCTCGAACAGATAAGAAGTCTCCTATAGAAAAGCACTCTCCCAAAGTTCAGCCTCTCATTGATGAGGGAGGCATTGTAGAAGAGTTCCCGGCTGCAGTTCAGCCCCCACCAAATGAAGAAGCTCCTGTTGAAATTCAGTCTCCATCATTTGAGGAGTATCCTATAGAAGAGGCTCCTGCGGAAGCTCAGCCTCCACCAGCTGAGGAGTCCCCTCTAAAAGAAGACTTGTCTCTAGATCAGTCTCCACCAGCTAAGGAGACCATTTCAAAAGAGGTCCAGACTGATATTCAGTCTCCATCAGATGGGGAGGCCTTTCCAGAAGAGGTCCTGGCTCAAGTTCAGTCTCTACTAGCTGAAGAGGCCATGCTTCAATTTCAGAGTCCACCAGTTGAGGAGTTCTTTCCAGAAGAAGTCCAGGTTCAAATTCAGCCTTTATTAGCTGAGGAAGTCCCTGCAGAAGATGACCCCGGTGACGAAGATCTTTCAGTAACTGATGTGGTTCCCACTGAAGAGTTTCCTGTGCAAGAGATGATTGCTGAAGTTCCACCTCCACCATCTGAACCAACTCCTGCAAATGGGGATGTGTACTAGAGA GTGTTTCCTGAACTTCAGTCTCCCTAGATAGCAGGTGTCTCAGTGTCAGTTGTTTTAGAAGacaataaaaaatttgaagaaagtgTTCCTGTTCCTGAAGATTTGTCTATTGTCAAAGAGGAACAGGTTCCCAGTATTGAAATAAAAGATACCATTAATATAGAATTAAAAGACTTCTCTCGAGTTGTAGACAGGTCCTAG